One genomic segment of Paenibacillus sp. FSL H8-0332 includes these proteins:
- a CDS encoding chemotaxis protein CheD, translating into MIEEQSIIKVGMADLNVGSQDSLIRTTGLGSCVGLTLFDPGKKLAGMAHVMLPSSEIAREGQLNIAKFADTAVPELLARLLGLGAVRSRIVAKMAGGSQMFAFAGGSDTMRIGPRNVESCKLALDNLHIPLIAEDTGGNYGRTIEISCSTGVIFIRSVQKGQKEI; encoded by the coding sequence ATGATTGAAGAGCAGAGCATCATTAAAGTAGGTATGGCGGATTTGAACGTAGGCAGCCAGGACAGTCTTATTCGTACGACCGGTCTGGGCTCCTGCGTAGGTCTGACTCTGTTTGATCCCGGTAAAAAGCTGGCGGGGATGGCTCATGTGATGCTGCCCTCGTCAGAGATTGCCCGGGAGGGACAGCTGAATATTGCCAAATTCGCAGATACTGCTGTACCTGAGCTTTTGGCCCGCCTGCTGGGGCTGGGGGCGGTTAGAAGCCGGATTGTGGCCAAGATGGCCGGAGGCTCGCAGATGTTTGCTTTTGCCGGAGGGAGTGACACCATGAGGATCGGGCCTCGAAATGTGGAATCCTGCAAGCTTGCTCTGGACAATCTTCATATTCCGCTTATCGCGGAGGACACAGGCGGCAATTATGGGCGCACGATAGAAATCTCCTGCAGCACCGGAGTGATTTTTATCCGCAGCGTTCAAAAAGGCCAGAAGGAAATTTAG
- a CDS encoding chemotaxis protein CheC yields the protein MELFKNFKDFKMDVLKEVGNIGAGNAATALSQLLNKPIDMAVPKVQLLSFEEITDKVGGAEELVYAVFLRVEGEAPGNLFFILTPEAASSLLSRIAGIEVSGGDELSEMELSALSEIGNILAGSYLSSLADFTSLSMYPTVPALAMDMAGAILGYGLLQFGQMGDDALLIDTTFLEGQNEIEGQFFLIPDPESFPKIFKALGVPFDND from the coding sequence ATGGAGCTTTTCAAGAACTTCAAGGATTTTAAGATGGATGTGCTCAAGGAAGTCGGGAATATTGGAGCCGGCAATGCGGCCACTGCCTTGTCCCAGCTGCTCAATAAGCCGATCGACATGGCGGTTCCGAAGGTACAGCTGCTCAGCTTCGAGGAGATCACTGATAAGGTGGGCGGAGCGGAGGAGCTGGTGTATGCGGTGTTCCTGCGTGTGGAGGGTGAAGCTCCGGGCAACCTGTTCTTTATTCTTACTCCGGAAGCGGCCAGCAGCCTGCTCAGCCGGATTGCCGGCATTGAAGTCTCCGGCGGCGATGAGCTGAGTGAGATGGAGTTATCCGCATTAAGCGAGATCGGCAATATTTTGGCCGGCTCCTACCTCTCTTCCCTGGCGGACTTCACCTCCCTGTCCATGTATCCGACAGTGCCGGCACTGGCGATGGATATGGCCGGAGCCATTCTTGGCTATGGGCTGCTGCAATTCGGTCAGATGGGCGATGATGCACTGCTGATTGATACGACTTTTTTAGAAGGCCAAAATGAAATTGAAGGACAATTCTTCCTTATTCCCGATCCGGAATCGTTCCCCAAAATATTCAAGGCTTTAGGAGTACCGTTCGACAATGATTGA
- a CDS encoding chemotaxis protein CheA — MDMNQYLSMFIDESNDHLQSLNESMMGLEANPEDLSIVQVIFRSAHTLKGMAATMGFEDLASLTHQMENVLDLVRNNKLRMQDFIFDTLFKSIDALESMVEDITGGGAGKADVTAIVSSLQAIVRGEVPSAGNASAEVTAAASGNASAAQVFLDEFQYSVLEQSLQEGHQVLYVDVAIRKDCQLKAVRAYMVFDLLERSGEVVKSFPSVQDIEQEKFDYGFSLYYITQKDASEIQKMILNLSEIDAVTAVALDQESLRQMGQDSVAATAEAPAPAPVQEAAPVAANASPAAPLHPKEENGKAAPARAGGAPSPSRTIRVDIERLDVLMNLFSELLIDRVRLEQLASEVQNGDLTETVEHMGRVSGDLQNIVMKLRMVPVDTVFNRFPRMIRDLAKSLDKKVDLIVTGADTELDRTVIDEIGDPLVHLLRNAVDHGIESIADRIAAGKPETGTVQLRAFHSGNHVFIEIEEDGKGIYPKNVLASAVKKGVITQEQAGTMTDDEAYQLLFAPGFSTAEVISDVSGRGVGLDVVKSKISSLGGNVTIYSTPGKGTNFSVQLPLTLSIIAAMLVRLGSEKYAIPLSSIVETGIVKQSQIRTIHGNRMLEFRGSHIPLVSLSKIFSIPDYDESTEEETEIVVVRKGERLVALAVQDFIGQNEIVIKNLGKYLPDVQGISGATILGDGQVALIIDPNAFIK, encoded by the coding sequence ATGGACATGAACCAATACTTATCCATGTTTATTGATGAGTCAAATGATCATCTGCAGTCTTTGAACGAAAGCATGATGGGGCTGGAAGCGAATCCGGAGGATCTGAGTATTGTTCAGGTGATTTTCCGCTCCGCCCATACCTTGAAAGGTATGGCGGCTACAATGGGTTTTGAAGATTTGGCTTCGCTTACGCACCAAATGGAGAATGTACTGGATCTGGTGCGTAATAACAAACTGCGGATGCAGGACTTCATTTTTGATACCCTGTTCAAAAGTATTGACGCTCTGGAATCCATGGTGGAGGATATCACCGGCGGGGGAGCGGGCAAGGCCGATGTAACGGCCATTGTCTCTTCTCTGCAGGCGATCGTTCGCGGAGAAGTCCCTTCTGCCGGTAATGCTTCTGCTGAAGTAACTGCTGCTGCGTCCGGCAATGCCAGTGCGGCCCAGGTGTTCCTGGATGAATTCCAGTACTCGGTGCTGGAGCAATCCCTTCAGGAAGGCCATCAGGTGCTGTATGTCGATGTTGCTATCCGTAAGGATTGTCAGCTCAAAGCCGTACGTGCATATATGGTCTTCGACCTTCTGGAACGTTCAGGAGAAGTTGTCAAATCCTTCCCTTCGGTTCAGGACATAGAGCAGGAGAAATTCGATTACGGATTCTCCCTCTACTACATAACCCAAAAGGATGCAAGTGAAATTCAGAAGATGATTCTGAATTTGTCAGAGATTGATGCGGTTACGGCTGTGGCGCTCGATCAGGAATCACTTCGTCAAATGGGACAAGACAGTGTTGCAGCTACTGCCGAAGCCCCTGCTCCCGCTCCTGTGCAGGAGGCTGCCCCTGTGGCTGCTAATGCTTCCCCTGCAGCTCCTCTACATCCCAAGGAAGAGAACGGCAAAGCTGCTCCGGCCAGGGCAGGAGGTGCACCATCGCCTTCCCGGACCATCCGTGTTGATATTGAGCGGCTGGATGTGCTGATGAATCTGTTCAGCGAGCTGCTTATTGACCGTGTCCGGCTGGAGCAGCTGGCTTCCGAGGTCCAGAACGGGGATCTTACCGAGACAGTCGAGCATATGGGCCGGGTGAGCGGAGATTTGCAGAATATTGTCATGAAGCTGCGCATGGTTCCGGTAGACACCGTATTTAACCGGTTCCCGCGGATGATCCGCGACCTGGCGAAATCGCTGGACAAGAAGGTGGATTTAATTGTCACAGGAGCCGATACTGAGCTTGACCGTACGGTGATTGATGAGATTGGTGATCCGCTTGTGCATCTGCTGCGCAATGCGGTTGACCACGGGATTGAATCTATCGCAGACCGGATCGCTGCCGGGAAGCCGGAGACAGGAACCGTACAGCTTCGGGCGTTCCACAGCGGCAATCATGTCTTCATTGAGATTGAAGAGGATGGCAAGGGCATCTATCCGAAGAATGTACTGGCCTCTGCCGTCAAAAAGGGTGTGATTACCCAAGAGCAGGCGGGCACGATGACAGATGACGAAGCTTACCAGCTGCTCTTCGCGCCTGGCTTCAGTACAGCTGAGGTAATCTCTGACGTATCGGGCCGGGGCGTGGGTCTGGATGTGGTCAAATCCAAAATCTCTTCCCTGGGCGGTAACGTCACCATCTATTCAACACCGGGCAAAGGTACGAATTTCTCCGTTCAGCTTCCGCTGACCCTGTCGATCATCGCAGCGATGCTGGTTCGCCTCGGCTCAGAGAAATATGCCATTCCGCTCTCTTCCATCGTGGAGACAGGAATTGTGAAGCAATCCCAGATCCGTACCATTCACGGCAACCGGATGCTGGAGTTCCGGGGCAGCCATATTCCGCTGGTCTCCCTGAGCAAGATCTTCTCCATTCCGGACTATGATGAAAGCACGGAAGAGGAAACGGAGATCGTGGTAGTCCGTAAAGGAGAGCGGCTGGTTGCCCTGGCTGTGCAGGACTTCATTGGACAGAACGAAATTGTAATCAAGAATCTCGGCAAGTATCTGCCTGATGTGCAGGGGATTTCAGGAGCCACGATTCTTGGAGATGGACAGGTAGCGCTCATTATCGATCCGAATGCTTTTATCAAATAA
- a CDS encoding chemotaxis protein CheW, with protein MAEDIKVIVFKLGTEEYGIEVEKVQTIERMMPITRVPKTYSFIKGVINLRGVVIPVIDLRGRFGIEEAEHTDQTRIIIVNVNEMEVGFIVDSANDVIDLNRDIIDVPPDVVGGIKAKYLDGVAKIGDDRLLIMLNLSEVLNKSEIVQLESLEG; from the coding sequence ATGGCTGAAGATATCAAAGTAATTGTATTCAAGCTTGGCACTGAAGAATACGGCATAGAAGTAGAGAAGGTCCAGACGATTGAACGCATGATGCCGATTACCCGCGTACCGAAGACCTATTCATTTATCAAAGGTGTGATCAATCTGCGCGGCGTCGTGATTCCGGTTATCGATCTGCGCGGACGCTTCGGCATCGAGGAAGCAGAGCACACCGACCAGACCCGGATCATCATTGTCAATGTGAATGAGATGGAAGTGGGCTTCATTGTCGATTCAGCCAACGATGTCATCGACTTGAACCGTGACATTATTGATGTACCGCCGGATGTTGTGGGCGGCATCAAGGCGAAGTATCTGGACGGGGTGGCCAAAATAGGAGATGACCGTCTGCTGATTATGCTTAACCTGTCCGAAGTGCTCAACAAGAGTGAAATCGTGCAATTGGAAAGCCTGGAGGGCTAG
- a CDS encoding FliA/WhiG family RNA polymerase sigma factor, with protein MNERKAAQSDTDLLWEQWKEHGDPEAKKKLIESYLHIVDYVSSRLAVGLPKNVSKDDLASNGVMGLIDAIEKFDYKRGLQFQTYASWRVRGAILDSLRQSDWVPRSVREKAKKIEEAYQQLEQKYLRSVSDDEMSQYLNISETEFQTMLQDVAVMSLCSLEDPIREEESETRMSILVDDKAKNPDRKVNEFYLRDTLTKGIEKLTVKERTVVSLLYYEDLSLSEIAEVMSLSPSRISQLHSKAILRLRGTLEKNRDLLMQND; from the coding sequence TTGAACGAGCGTAAAGCAGCTCAGTCGGATACAGACCTGCTTTGGGAGCAGTGGAAAGAGCACGGCGATCCTGAAGCCAAAAAAAAACTGATTGAGAGTTATCTCCATATTGTTGATTACGTATCCAGCCGTCTGGCAGTAGGGCTGCCCAAAAATGTCTCCAAGGACGATTTGGCCAGCAACGGTGTAATGGGACTTATTGATGCCATCGAAAAATTCGACTACAAGCGGGGGCTTCAATTCCAGACCTATGCATCCTGGCGGGTAAGAGGAGCAATCCTTGATTCTCTGCGGCAAAGTGACTGGGTTCCCAGATCCGTACGCGAAAAAGCGAAAAAAATTGAGGAAGCCTACCAGCAGCTGGAACAGAAGTATTTGAGATCGGTAAGTGACGATGAAATGAGCCAGTATCTGAATATTTCGGAAACGGAGTTTCAGACGATGCTGCAGGATGTTGCGGTAATGTCGCTCTGTTCATTGGAAGATCCTATACGTGAAGAAGAATCAGAGACACGAATGTCCATATTGGTAGATGACAAGGCCAAGAATCCGGACCGTAAAGTGAATGAGTTCTACCTGCGGGATACGCTAACCAAAGGCATCGAGAAATTAACAGTGAAAGAACGGACCGTCGTGTCCCTTTTATATTATGAGGATTTATCTTTAAGCGAGATCGCGGAAGTGATGTCCCTGTCTCCTTCGCGAATCTCCCAGCTTCATTCCAAAGCTATTTTGCGGCTAAGAGGAACACTTGAGAAGAACCGGGACCTTCTAATGCAAAATGATTAA
- a CDS encoding FapA family protein has translation MIGQYVLSQYLSVTFSEDKGIAYLQFTKKDENFTCSVEDLESFLFSHNIRFGIQHDIVTRISSNPEEYFWNRVPIAIGQPPVNGKDGRVVLTVDMEEDRKPLEKEDGKVDYKELVRLHNVRKGQLIARVILAENGVSGKMVTGEELPFRAGKEAHFKVGKNVVVDQEETSMYSAIDGLVTLTDKGKINVFPVFEINGDVDYSTGNIDFVGTVVIRGNVLTGFTVKSAGDIRVVGGVEGAELISGGSIEITGGIIGYNKGLVSAGKNVKVSFIQDGNVVAGEDIIVSQSIMHSSIRAGHDVLCNGAKGLIVGGIVQAGERVIARTIGNTMSTATAIEVGVVPELRNEINELRQELRQLLENEDKTNKALYLLNQLATNGQLSPDKVALRVKLNATKQSHMRDEKRIKERVLEIERMLEDTGRARVDVVKTIYGGSKIVIGRYTRFVKDPTERVSFVYSEGDISIIPYV, from the coding sequence TTGATCGGTCAATATGTATTGAGCCAATACCTGAGCGTTACTTTTTCGGAGGATAAGGGGATTGCTTACCTTCAGTTCACCAAGAAGGATGAGAATTTCACCTGTTCGGTCGAGGACCTTGAGAGCTTCCTGTTCAGTCACAATATTCGTTTCGGCATCCAGCATGATATTGTAACGCGGATCAGCAGTAACCCGGAAGAATACTTCTGGAACAGAGTGCCCATCGCGATTGGACAGCCTCCTGTCAACGGTAAGGATGGCCGTGTGGTGCTGACCGTTGATATGGAAGAGGACCGCAAGCCTCTCGAGAAAGAGGATGGCAAGGTAGATTACAAAGAGTTGGTCCGGCTGCATAATGTAAGGAAGGGCCAGCTTATTGCCAGGGTTATTCTGGCGGAGAATGGTGTGAGCGGCAAGATGGTGACAGGGGAGGAGCTTCCATTCCGGGCAGGGAAAGAGGCTCACTTCAAGGTAGGCAAGAATGTGGTGGTGGATCAGGAAGAGACCTCCATGTATTCTGCGATCGACGGATTGGTTACGCTGACAGACAAAGGTAAGATCAATGTATTTCCGGTGTTTGAAATCAACGGGGATGTGGACTACAGTACAGGCAATATTGATTTCGTGGGCACGGTCGTCATCCGCGGCAATGTGCTCACCGGCTTCACCGTCAAATCCGCAGGAGATATCCGGGTGGTCGGCGGGGTAGAGGGAGCTGAACTGATATCGGGCGGGTCCATCGAGATTACCGGCGGCATCATCGGATATAATAAAGGCCTCGTAAGCGCCGGCAAAAATGTCAAGGTCTCGTTCATCCAGGATGGCAATGTTGTGGCCGGGGAAGATATTATAGTCTCCCAAAGCATCATGCATTCCAGCATCCGGGCAGGCCATGATGTGCTGTGCAACGGCGCCAAGGGCTTAATTGTTGGCGGAATTGTGCAGGCAGGCGAGCGGGTGATTGCCCGCACCATCGGCAATACCATGTCTACAGCTACAGCGATTGAGGTGGGCGTTGTTCCCGAGCTGAGGAATGAGATTAATGAACTGCGCCAGGAGCTGCGGCAGCTTCTCGAGAATGAGGACAAGACCAATAAGGCGCTATATCTGCTTAATCAACTGGCGACCAATGGCCAGCTATCACCGGATAAGGTGGCGCTTCGCGTCAAGCTTAATGCAACCAAGCAATCTCATATGCGTGATGAAAAGAGAATCAAAGAGCGTGTGCTGGAGATCGAACGCATGCTGGAGGATACCGGCAGAGCCAGGGTTGATGTCGTCAAGACGATCTATGGAGGCTCCAAGATCGTGATCGGCAGATACACCCGGTTCGTTAAGGACCCGACAGAGCGGGTATCCTTCGTCTATAGTGAAGGGGACATATCCATAA